The window TCGCTGCCACGCGAGGGAGGGTGCGTTGTTCGCGCGCGTGACCTACCCCAGATACGTGAACGATGATGTTTGGACGTCCATGGCTGCGATCTTCCCCATCCCTTACATCCTTTTCGTTTTCCTTTGAACCCTTTGTCGTGGGGACTCGGCTCCGCGCTCACAAGTGATCGCGCGAGGACCAGGCCTCCTCGACGAAGGGTCCAAGGGATAACAAAAACTTCTTTGTCCGGGCTATTCCACCGAACTGAGCGCGCGGCTCTAGTCAGCGTCCCACGGCTACGGTCAGTCCAGCGTAGATCGTGCGCGCCGGCGACGGCTCGTAATACTTGCCGTTGGACGCGTTGACGTTCACCGAGCCGATGTACTTCGCATCGAACAGATTGTCGACGCCGAACATGGGCGCGATCCACGGGTTGCCGAAGAGCGACGTCGCGCCTAACCGCATGTTGACGATCGAGTAGCCCGCCGCGGCGGCGGTGTTGGCGTCGTCCGCATACACGTGGCTCGCGGCGATGCCTTCCAGCGTGGCGAACCAGCCGGCCCGCCGCCACGTCGCGGCGAGCTGGAGCTGGGTCGCCGGAACGCCGGGGATGGCGTTGCCGGCATAGCTCACCGAATCGACCACGAAGCGGCGGAAGCGGTAGTGCGACACCGTGTACGAGCCGCCCAACTCCACGCTGCCCAACAGCGCGTGCGCGCCGAGCTCCACGCCCTGGCGGCGCGTGCGGCCGGCGTTGCGGTAGAACGTGCGGCCGCTGCCGTCGGGCACCTCGAACGGGACGAGCTCGTCGCGGACCTCGGTATCGAACACGGCGACGTCGTATTCCACGCGTCCCGTGGCGATGCCTTTGGCGCCGAGCTCATACGTCGTGGAGTATTGCGGCCTGAGGTCGGGGTTGAGGCCGGCCGAGCCGTCTGGCTTGTTGCCTAACTCGGTGGTGGTGGGCGTCTCGAAGGCGCTCGAGACGTTGGTGTAGAGCGAGTGGAGCGGCGTGAGGCGGAACACCAAGCCGGCCATCGGGCTCACGGCGTTGAGCGTGCGTGCGCCCGACGCGTCGGGCATATCCGGCGTAATGAGGTGGTCGTCGACCTGGAACCGCACGAGATCGGCGCGCACGCCCAGCGAGAGCAGCGAGCGCGCGCCTAACTGCACCTGGTCGCGCACGTACGGGCCGACGTTGGAGACGGTTTCGTTCTCGTCGATCGATGCGGCGCCGCGCTCGACGCCGGCCGTTGGACAGTTGGCGGACGGCGCCGCGCCGTTGCAGTTGGCGAAGTTGCGGCGGTGGTCGGATTCGCGGGCCAGGTCGATGCCGCCGGTCAGGTCGTGCGTGAGGCCGAACAAGTGTGCGCGTTGATCGAGGCGCACGCCGCCGCCGTACGAATGCCAGTACACGTCGACGATGGCGTACGTGAGCGGGTTCGACAGGTCGCGCGTTCCACCCCACAGGTTGGCCGAGAGCTGGCCTTTGCCTACCTGGTGGCGGCCCGACAGACCGAGCTGCCCTTGCGAGACGCTCTTGCGGGCGCGCTTGAGCACGGACAGCGGATCGGCCATCCAGGGCGCGCTGTCGGCCTGCGCGCGGGTGAGGGCGCCGGGATTCGTGCCTAACGGCATGTTGTAGCCCAGCACCTGCACGGCATAGTCGGTGCCGCCCGCCGTCCACCCCATTTTGCCGTAGCCGCTGGTGGCGATCTGCCGGGAGTAGTCGCGGTAGCCCAGGCGGTCGGTGTAGTTGATGTCGCCCACGTAGCCGATCGCGCCGTCGGTACCGCCGAACGCGGCCGTCCACCGCTGCTGCTGGTAGTCCCCGGTCCACCCGCGGAGCTGGAGCGCGAACGGATCGTTAGGCGGCGCCTCGGTGTGCAGGTCGACCACGCCGCCCGACGCGTTGCCGTAGAGCGCCGACGCGCTGCCGCGGAACACCTCGATGCGCCCAACGGATTCCAGGTCGAGATAGTCGACGGCGGTCTGGCCGTCGGGCATGGTGAGCGGCATGCCGTCGCGGAGAATGCGGACGCCGCGCACGCCGAACGCCGAGCGGGCGCCGAAGCCGCGAATGGAGACGCGCGGGTCCTGCGACGGGTTGTCGCGGTTCTGGACGACGACGCCCGGCACGAGGAGCAGCGTCTCGTCGAGCTGCGTGTGCATCTGGCCGGGTCGCATGCTGTCCGGCTGCATGGTGGTAACGGCGAAGGGCACGGCGAGCGGCGACCGGCCGCGTTCGCGCGCCACAGTCACGACCGGCGCCAGCGTCCTCGGCACGGTGTCGCGGATGGACACCGTGTCGACGCGGCGCGTCGTGTCGCCCTGTTGGGCGGCCGACCGCGGCGCGAGCGCGAAGAGCGCGAGGAGCGTGCAGCTGAACGTAGAGGGAGTGCGCAGGCGCATATCAGCAATGTCGTCTCATCAGGGCGCCAGAGACCAGGTCCCGCGAGCGCAGAGCTTGCACGGCCCACCCCATTTCACCGGCTACGTGCTCAGGCCCACCTGCTTCGTGAAAGTCCCCATGCTCGATTTTCACCGGGCTTGCGCCTGCCTGGACTGCAGAGACATCGGCAGAGAGAGGAATGTGAGAGTCAGGTAGCAGGCCGCGATAAATCCCTCTCTGTGTATTATCGCCGTTGCCTCCAAGGCAGCCGCTACGAAGCCAGGCGCGATTTTCGCATTCGTGCAACGCCGGTACCGGGGTGTCACGCCGGTTAGGCCGCAGCGGATCTGTGCACGAGTTTGTTGTGCACCGCCTGTTTCAGCAGGCTGAGGTACCGGGCACCGCGGCTGAGTGACGATGTCTTATCCGTTGTGAGTTGAATCGGTTGTTTCGGTGGATTGAGAGAGACCTGATCGAGCATGCTGGATACGCGTCGCCCCACGGGTTCTCGATCAGCGGCGTGTGAAGGCTTGCGGCGTCGATACGCGCGGCCAATTCCGGGTGGCATCTCGCTCGCCCGGAATCCGTGGAGGTGCAACCTCGCGCCTTCGGCCGACATGAGGAACGAGTGCGGTCATGACAAACCACCGAATCACTCTCTTCGCCACGATCGTGCTTGCGTCAGCAACCGCATGCGTTTTCGGCCCCAAGCGGATTCAGCTGACGACAGCTCCTGAGATCCCGGCAGCCCAGTCCTCTGTAAAAATCAGCTCCACGGACAACGGAAACACCAAGCTTGAACTCGTCGTGCGACATTTGGCGTCGCCGGACCGGGTCAGTTCGGGAGCGACGACGTACGTGGTCTGGGTGCTCGGACACGAGCCGAGCGCGCGTCCACAGAATATTGGCGCGCTGAGGGTCGACTCCGACCTGAACGGCAGTCTTACGGCGGTCACGCCATTGCACGAGTTCGAGCTCTTCGTCACCGCCGAAGCGACGCAAAGCGTCACCACGCCGAACAGCAAACGGCTGCTCTACACCAATGTATCGATGAAGTAGTCGAGGAATCCCAGCCGACTACTGCGAGCGAGGTCTTGGGATCATTCGGCGCAGAGTGGCTCTTGCCTGCTGTGTTCTGGTCCGTCGGGTGGTACCATCTTACGCCAAGGCCAAGGCGGACGGCCGGCTTGGCGATCAAACCCACGAATCACAATCCGCGCTTCGCACCGGTGATCCACCCAACGCTCGAGACGGGAATGGAGAGGCTGGTGGTCGCCGCGCAGGCGTGGCTAGCCGCGTAGCTGCGTGAGCGAGCTATCGCATTTGGTCACCTTCAGCACTTTGGTGCTGGTCCTCGACCTCTGTGGCACGTTCGTCTTCGCGTTGAGTGGCGCAGCCGCCGGCATCAAAGGGCGGCTCGACATTTTCGGCGTGCTCGTGCTGTCTTTTGTCGCGGCCAATTCTGGCGGCATCCTTCGCGACCTGTTGATCGGGGCTGTGCCTCCGCCCGGCATTGCCGACTGGCGCTATATCGCCGTTCCCATCCTCGCGGGCCTGGCCATGTTCTACGCGGGCGGGATCATCGACCGGATGAAAGACGCAGTCCAGATCTTCGACGCCGCGGGGCTGGCGCTCTTTGCGGTTTCCGGTGCGCAGAAGGCACTCGATTTTCATCTCGGTCCGATCACAGCCGTGCTCCTTGGCATGCTCACCGGGATCGGCGGTGGGATGGTGCGCGACATTCTGGCGGCGCAGGTCCCGTCAGTTCTGCGCGGCGACATCTATGCGGTTGCGGCGCTCGCCGGCGCGGGGGTGGTCGTGGTGGGCGGGCTCCTTCAGATGCCGGGCACCGCGACAACAATCGTTGGAGCGATTGTCTGTTTCGGGCTCAGATACCTGGCCATTCGGCGCAGTTGGCAGTTGCCAAAGGCCCGCGGATCGAGCGCCTGACCGACCGCTGTTCGGGACCACCGCGTCGTGGATTGGACGACTGTCTCAACAGCCTAACGGTGGATCGACCCGCCGCGAGCTATCGCCGAGGACTCGGCGCGCGCGTCGACGGCCAACCCCGGCGAGTCGGGATGAGTGGGTAGCGCAGGTGCGTCACACCGACGCCGGCGATGACCTTGGGGTTGCCAAGCACCATCGGCGTGCCGTTGAGATGGTCGAAGAGCCGAATGCCGGAGCCGAGCAGCACCGCCGCGATGTCGATGTGGAGCTCATTGAGCAGCCCCGCATTCAGGCACTGTTGGATCGTGTCTGCGCCGTGGACCGCAACCGATTTCTCGCCCGCGGCCGCTTTGGCTTGCTTGATCGCGCTTTCGACGCCGTCGGTCACGAAGCGGACGTTCGAGTTGGGCCGTGGCCAACCAGCCGGGATGTTGTGCGTTAGGACAAAGGCCGGTCCCCACTCGTGATTCCCATCCCAACCTTCGGCAACGTCGAAGGTTCGCCGACCGGTGACCAGCGCACCGAGCTCGGCCCACAACCCACGAATGTGCTCGGCGCTCTGCGCGGACACCTTGAACAGAAAAGGATCCGGGCCTCGGGTGCGGAATTCGACGTCCCCCGAGGTGAAGTACCAGTCGAACACTTCGGCCACGCCGTCGTCGCGGTCGGCGACGAAGCCGTCGAGCGACATGGACATGAGTGCGATAACCGTCGACACGGCGATGTTCCTGTGGAGCGGGTGGACACTGTGTTGAGACGCGGGCACCGGACCAACGCCTAAATAACGCGCCCATAACGTGGTTGCGCGAGAGTCGGGGCGTGACAAAACTCGGCCACATGTTGCAACGTACAAATTTCTGTCGCCGCCGTAGGTTAGGCGAAAATGGGGGCTCGATGTCTACGCCGACGACGATTGCCGTATGTGCTGTCGTGGTTGCGCTTGCCGGACAGCCGCAGAGCCGGCCACGTGAGCTTGCGGCGACTGCATCGCCCGTGCCAATGCACGCGAGCGAAAAAGTACCCGCACAAGCAGCCGTTGGCGATATGTGAAGCTGGGCTTGAGGCCGCATATTCGCGTCAGCGATCTTCTCGGACTGAAATGGGATACGATTGGCAGGATCTGCTGGGATATCGCTCTTGCAATCGGCCTGGTGCTCATCTGGATAGCAGTTGCGCCGCTTGTAATCCGTCTGCTCGGACCGGAACATTGGGGATCATTCCTTGACCTGCTTCCTCATGGAAAGGCCGAAATGTCACTCTGGATCGTGATGGCTCTGTCGGCGGGATTTTGCGAAGAATTGATCTTTCGTGGCTATCTGCAACGGCAGATCTCCGACCTGACAGATAGCGCGGTCGCTGCGGTGCTGCTTCAGGCGCTGTTGTTCGGGTTAGCGCATGGTTATCAGGGCATCAAGGAACATGACGCTGATATCAGTGCTCGGAGTACTCTATGGAATATTGGCGTTCTTCCGTAAGAGTTTGATTCCGGGCATGTTGGCGCATGCTGCCTCGGATATCATCAGCGTGCTTTAGCTTGCGGTTAGACGATTTGCTCGCGGTAAGCGAGTGAAGGTGCCAGTGCTGTGGGCGGGCGAATAAGCGGTGCTTCAACGCACAGCACGTGGCCCCGTCTCCCACATTCGGCCAAGCAGGTTCATCTGCCCAGCGTGCTACGCGTCACCTGTCGCCACGCCTAACACTTCCATCTCGTCAACGCCCGCCCGCGCCGCACGGTTGCCAGCAACTCGCGCCTCGCATCGGACACCGCTGTCCCGAGCCGCTCATGGAGCGCCTCGAGTAAAGTGAGCTCATCGAGCCATGCGGCCCCGTCGACCCGCGACGGTAAGGCCGGCCATCACGGTTGCGTTAGGCGATGCGGAAACTTGCCGGCTGCAGGTCCCATCCGATGCAGCATGACATGCCGCGTGTACGAGAGATGGATCGTGAGCTCCCAGTTGTTGTGACGACCCTGCAGCGGCTCGCACTGGCGCTGGAGATGAGCCGTGTTGCACGCCAGCTGCTCGTCGCGCGCCTCAGTCAGGAGCATCCGGATTGGACGCGCGCCGAGATCGAGCGCGAGATGCTGCGCTCGGCGTTCCTGTCCGAGGGCCGATCCGTCGAACTGCCGTTGCCGCTCCGGTGAGCGATACCGGCGCGGACGCGTTCGACCAGCGGACTCAGGCACCGTTTCCACACAATCGAGCGCCCTGCCGCCCGATTCGAGCCCGTTCTTGCGCTGACCAATGCGGAAGGCGACCAACAAGCGGTGGTTCGGAGTCAGTGATTGCGTTAGGCGGGTCGTCGGCAACTCAACCTCGCTCTCATCGGCCTTGCTGATCTCGCGTAGCCGCGCGCACACGGCGTGCGACCCACCTGGTGCACGCAACTGTTATGCGACCTGGAGCGGATAAATGTCGGCGATCTCCCGTTTCATCTCGCGCGCGGCCCTCCGGTTTGATGGTTCGGACGTGTTCGTCGTACAGGCGATCGGCGACGGGAACAAATCGCTCCTACCAGCAATCGTCGCCCGTCTTCGCGTCACCGATCAGCAACAGCGCCACTCTCCGCGGATCTAACGCATTCAGCACGCGGTATGGATGTCGATCGCCGCCCAACACACTCGGCGCCATGACAGTTCTCGCGCGCGATTGTGACACTTAGCGGCTACACTGATGCGCGATCGGTTGAGTACAATGCGGCGTTGCGTGTCCGACGGATTGCCACCCTACACGGATACACTCGCACCCATGGAGCAACCGTGGTCAAGCTCTTTGTCCGATGGCCCCGATATCTCTCGTTGTCCTGTCCCGGCGCGGGAGTTGTCCTTCTCGCAGCCTTGGCTGCGTGCACCGTTAGGCATGGCACGGCGCCCTCCATCGCACGCGGCATGCTGCTGCCGGGCTCCAGCGACCTCGCTTCTGTCCGTTTCGAGAGCGCGACGATCAATATCCACTTCGTCGCGGACCGCAAGTCCAATGGCGATTCCGTGTACCGGGATCTCGGAGGAGCGCAGAAGGACTATGTGCTCACGGCATATCACGGCACCCCGGCCGTCATGATCGTTCTATCGCAGCTCGGCAGCCAGCGGCCATTTGTCGATAGTGCCCTGGTACGGCGCGATGGATTGGCACCCATCTGGGAAATCCAGCACTCGGGCAGCACGCGGACGCGATACGACTACGATGGCGCGCGCGTTCGGCGAGCCGTGACGGCGCCCGATTCCTCGGTGGCGCCATCGACTGCGACGTACCCGTTCCGCGTGTTCAATTTCAACGAGCTGGATGAGCTCGTACGGTCCGTCCCGCTTCACGCGGGATACCGTGCGATCGTGCCGCTCTACTCCGAAGGCGACAACGCACTCGAAACGGACACCATCCAGGTCGAAGGAACGGACAGTACCGGTGTCTGGAACGTGCGCTTCGCTGACAAGGTGATCATCGGCCACTACGGGATCGATGGCACAACGAGGAGAATCGTGCGATTCGATGTCAATCGCCACGCGGACAAGGCGCACTTCCGCTACGTCTTCGGGAG of the Gemmatimonadaceae bacterium genome contains:
- a CDS encoding TonB-dependent receptor, with protein sequence MRLRTPSTFSCTLLALFALAPRSAAQQGDTTRRVDTVSIRDTVPRTLAPVVTVARERGRSPLAVPFAVTTMQPDSMRPGQMHTQLDETLLLVPGVVVQNRDNPSQDPRVSIRGFGARSAFGVRGVRILRDGMPLTMPDGQTAVDYLDLESVGRIEVFRGSASALYGNASGGVVDLHTEAPPNDPFALQLRGWTGDYQQQRWTAAFGGTDGAIGYVGDINYTDRLGYRDYSRQIATSGYGKMGWTAGGTDYAVQVLGYNMPLGTNPGALTRAQADSAPWMADPLSVLKRARKSVSQGQLGLSGRHQVGKGQLSANLWGGTRDLSNPLTYAIVDVYWHSYGGGVRLDQRAHLFGLTHDLTGGIDLARESDHRRNFANCNGAAPSANCPTAGVERGAASIDENETVSNVGPYVRDQVQLGARSLLSLGVRADLVRFQVDDHLITPDMPDASGARTLNAVSPMAGLVFRLTPLHSLYTNVSSAFETPTTTELGNKPDGSAGLNPDLRPQYSTTYELGAKGIATGRVEYDVAVFDTEVRDELVPFEVPDGSGRTFYRNAGRTRRQGVELGAHALLGSVELGGSYTVSHYRFRRFVVDSVSYAGNAIPGVPATQLQLAATWRRAGWFATLEGIAASHVYADDANTAAAAGYSIVNMRLGATSLFGNPWIAPMFGVDNLFDAKYIGSVNVNASNGKYYEPSPARTIYAGLTVAVGR
- a CDS encoding trimeric intracellular cation channel family protein; its protein translation is MSELSHLVTFSTLVLVLDLCGTFVFALSGAAAGIKGRLDIFGVLVLSFVAANSGGILRDLLIGAVPPPGIADWRYIAVPILAGLAMFYAGGIIDRMKDAVQIFDAAGLALFAVSGAQKALDFHLGPITAVLLGMLTGIGGGMVRDILAAQVPSVLRGDIYAVAALAGAGVVVVGGLLQMPGTATTIVGAIVCFGLRYLAIRRSWQLPKARGSSA
- a CDS encoding dihydrofolate reductase family protein translates to MSTVIALMSMSLDGFVADRDDGVAEVFDWYFTSGDVEFRTRGPDPFLFKVSAQSAEHIRGLWAELGALVTGRRTFDVAEGWDGNHEWGPAFVLTHNIPAGWPRPNSNVRFVTDGVESAIKQAKAAAGEKSVAVHGADTIQQCLNAGLLNELHIDIAAVLLGSGIRLFDHLNGTPMVLGNPKVIAGVGVTHLRYPLIPTRRGWPSTRAPSPRR
- a CDS encoding type II CAAX endopeptidase family protein, with translation MKLGLRPHIRVSDLLGLKWDTIGRICWDIALAIGLVLIWIAVAPLVIRLLGPEHWGSFLDLLPHGKAEMSLWIVMALSAGFCEELIFRGYLQRQISDLTDSAVAAVLLQALLFGLAHGYQGIKEHDADISARSTLWNIGVLP